A window of Marinobacter salarius contains these coding sequences:
- the rng gene encoding ribonuclease G produces the protein MSEEILINVTPVETRVALVENGMLQEAYIERTSRKGIVGNIYKGKVVRVLPGMEAAFVDIGLERAAFIHASDVVISQQPANEAPETPKTVPDIRTLLREGQSLVVQVTKDPIGTKGARLTTQLSIPSRYLVFMPGVSHVGISQRIEDEAERSRLKSLVEEGAAAEPDISGGYIIRTAAEAASEEDLIGDMTYLHRLNQAIEERITRSQAPSVVYQDLPLFIRTIRDLIRPQTEKVRIDSRESHQRVMEFVEEFVTEFSDKVEYYPGERPIFDLYSVEDEIQKALSRKVQLKSGGYVIIDQTEAMTTIDINTGAFVGHRNLEETIFKTNLEAARAISRQLRLRNLGGIIIIDFIDMEDSEHQRQVHRMLEKMLERDHAKTKITGVSELGLVEMTRKRTTESLGQILCEPCPICDGRGFLKTSETVCYEVFREILRVNRAYDAESYLVMASQSVVDRLLDEESDNVADLETFISKTIRFQVEPFYSQEQYDVVLL, from the coding sequence ATGAGTGAAGAAATACTGATCAATGTGACCCCGGTGGAAACCCGGGTGGCGCTCGTGGAGAACGGTATGCTCCAGGAGGCCTACATTGAGCGCACCAGCCGCAAGGGCATCGTGGGCAACATATATAAGGGCAAGGTGGTTCGCGTATTGCCCGGCATGGAAGCGGCATTTGTTGATATTGGTCTGGAGCGTGCGGCGTTTATTCATGCCTCCGATGTCGTCATTAGTCAGCAGCCAGCCAACGAAGCCCCCGAAACGCCGAAAACCGTGCCTGATATCCGCACCTTGCTCCGCGAAGGGCAGTCTCTTGTGGTCCAGGTCACCAAGGACCCTATTGGAACCAAGGGGGCGCGGCTGACCACCCAGCTATCCATCCCGTCGCGCTACCTGGTATTCATGCCTGGCGTCAGCCATGTTGGTATTTCCCAGCGAATTGAAGATGAGGCTGAACGTTCTCGGTTAAAGTCACTGGTGGAAGAGGGGGCTGCCGCCGAACCGGACATTTCCGGCGGCTATATTATTCGCACCGCCGCAGAGGCCGCCTCGGAAGAAGACCTGATTGGTGATATGACCTACCTGCATCGTCTGAACCAGGCCATTGAGGAGCGCATTACCCGAAGCCAGGCGCCCTCGGTGGTGTATCAGGATCTTCCCCTGTTTATCCGCACCATTCGCGACCTGATTCGCCCACAGACCGAGAAGGTTCGTATCGATAGCCGGGAAAGCCACCAGCGGGTGATGGAATTTGTAGAAGAATTCGTGACCGAGTTTTCCGATAAGGTTGAGTACTACCCGGGCGAACGTCCCATTTTTGACCTGTATTCCGTTGAGGATGAAATTCAGAAAGCTCTCAGTCGCAAGGTCCAGCTCAAATCCGGTGGGTACGTGATCATCGACCAGACCGAAGCGATGACTACGATCGATATCAACACGGGCGCGTTTGTGGGGCACCGTAACCTGGAAGAAACCATTTTCAAGACCAACCTCGAGGCGGCCCGTGCCATCAGTCGCCAGCTCAGGTTGAGGAATCTCGGTGGTATTATCATCATCGATTTCATCGATATGGAGGATTCCGAGCACCAGCGCCAGGTCCACCGAATGCTGGAGAAAATGCTGGAGCGGGATCACGCCAAAACCAAGATTACCGGGGTTTCCGAGCTGGGACTGGTGGAGATGACCCGCAAGCGCACCACCGAAAGCCTCGGTCAGATTCTGTGTGAACCGTGTCCGATCTGTGATGGTCGCGGCTTCCTGAAGACCAGCGAAACCGTCTGTTATGAAGTGTTCCGTGAAATCCTCAGGGTCAATCGTGCCTACGATGCGGAAAGCTATCTGGTGATGGCGTCCCAGAGTGTGGTGGATCGGCTGCTGGATGAAGAGTCCGACAACGTCGCCGACCTTGAGACGTTTATCAGCAAAACCATCCGTTTTCAGGTTGAGCCATTCTACAGTCAGGAGCAGTATGATGTGGTACTGCTGTAA